The Chordicoccus furentiruminis DNA window CCCGCTGGGCGTCTCGCAGACCCGCGGCGTCGGATTGCCTTCCCACGGCACATCCGCGATGCCCTTCGCCGTGACGGCTCCGAGGCGGGAGAGATCAATCATCTCCGCGTACTCCTGCCCGCTTCCGAAGGTGCCGCTTGACACAAGAACCGGATTTTTCAATGTCACGCCCGCGATTTCCACGGCCATCGACGGTTCGCTCATGTCAGATCCACCTCCCTTGCGTCAAAGACAGGCCCGTCTGTGCAGACTCTCGCGTTATGCACATGAGAGTGGGCGTCTACTCCGGCCGTCCGGGTCACGCAGCCGAGGCAGACGCCGACGCCGCAGGCCATCCGCTCCTCCATCGACACAAAGCACGCCATGCCCCGTTCGCCCGTGAAGTCCCTGAGAGCCCGGAGCATCGGCTTCGGACCGCAGGCGAAGACCACGTCCGCCTCCAGATCTTCGGCACGGATCGCGTCCAGCACGTTTCCGGGCGTGCCCAGCGAGCCGTCGTCCGTCGCCGTATAAACCGGCGCCGCTTCCCGCAGATCATCCAGAAGATACGTATCCGCGTTCCGGTAGCCGACGACAAAGGCGGCCGACGACGGCCGCTGCTCCGGAGGAAGCGCGGCAAAGCCGCGGGCGCAGGCGAGCATGGGCGGAATGCCGATTCCTCCGCCCACCAGCAGCACGCGGCGCCCCGCGGCCTGATCCAGCGGGAATCCGTTGCCCAGCGGCCCCATCACCTCGACGGAGTCACCTGCCTTCAGACGGGAAAACTCCGCCGTTCCCTCTCCCGCCACACGGTAGACCAGGCGGATCCGGCCTTTCACCGCATCCGCCTCACAGACAGAAATCGGCCGCGGGAGCAGCCTGCTCCGGTCGGCCGAAAAAAGGGACACGAACTGTCCCGCCCTGACGTCCCGCGCAAAGGACACAGAAAGCCGCAGGCTGTAAATACCTGCGGAAATCTGTTCCTGCGCGATGACATACGCCGTTTCTTTTCTTTTCATAGATGCGTCCCAGCCTCCGATGAACCGTCCCTCACGCGCCGAGTGCCTCCGCGATATCCTTCTTCATCGCCAGCACCGCTGCTCTCGCCGCATCGGCGTACCCCGCTTCACCGAAGGAGGCGTACTCCTCCTTCTTCCAGGCCGCGATGATGCCTCTTGAAGAATTGACGACAGCACCGAGGCCGTCCGCGTCGAAGAAAGGAACCAGATCCTTTCCGCTGCCGCCCTGCGCACCGTATCCCGGCACGAGAATATAGCTGCGGGGCATAACCTTCCGCAGCACGCGCCCCATCTCCGGATAGGTCGCTCCGACCACCGCGCCGACCTCCGACCAGCCCGAGCGGTCCGTGAGCTCCGCGCCCCAGCGGTTCACCATCTCCCCGACCAGCTCATAGACCGGCCTGCCGTCCGTCATCCGGTCCTGAAGCTCGCCGCTCGACGGATTCGAAGTCTTCACCAGCACAAAGATTCCCCGGTCATTCGCCCTGCAGACGTCCATGAACGGCCGCACGCCGTCAGACCCGAGATAGGGATTCACGGTGCAGAAATCCTCGTCAAAGGGCGCGATCGTCTTCGACCCGATCTTCACGGTCCCGAGATGCGCCGCCGCGTAGGCCCCGGAGGTAGACCCGATGTCGCCTCTCTTGACATCGCCGATGACGAGAAGTCCCTTCCGGTGGCATTCCTCCACTGTCTCCCGGAAGGCCATCAGGCCGGGCACTCCGAACTGCTCATACATCGCGATCTGCGGTTTGACAGCCGGAACGAGATCGGCCACCGCCTCGATGATGCCCCGGTTAAAGGCAAGAATCGCCGCCGCGGCCGCCTCCAGCGACTCGCCGTGCTCATCCAGCGCCTTCTTCCGGATCGTCTCCGGAATAAACGCGAGCTGCGGATCCAGTCCCACTACGATCGGGGCCCCCGTCTTCCTGATGCCTTCAATCAATCTGTCAATCACGTTCTGCTCCTCCAGACGATATCTCCGTCCGCCAATGTATATTTCACAGTCCCGAATACGTCCATACCCGCGAAGGGGGTGTTCTTCCCCTTTGAGAGAAACGTTCCCGGATCGACCGGATGACTCGTCCGGAAATCAAACACCGCCAGATCCGCCGGCATGCCTTCCGCCAGCGACCCGGTCGGCACGCCGAGAATTCTCGCCGGATTCACGCTCATCTTCTCGACCATCTGGCTCAGCGTGAGAACGCCTGTCCGGACCAGGCAGGTGTAAGTCAGCGCCGCCGATGTCTCGAGCCCGGTGATTCCGAAAGGCGCGCGGCGGAAGCCCCTGAGCTTCTCCTCCCGGCTGTGCGGCGCGTGATCCGTGCTGATGCAGTCGATCGTGCCGTCCGCCAGCGCCTCCTTCAGCGCCTCCACATCCTTCTTCGTCCGGAGCGGCGGATTCATCTTGAAATTCGCGTCATCGCCCGGAATATCATCGGAGGTCAGCGCGAAGTGGTGAGGGCAGACCTCTCCGGTCACATGGCCCCCCGCTTTTTTCGCCGCCCGGAGAATTTCCGCGGCGCCGGCTGTCGACATATGGCAG harbors:
- a CDS encoding dihydroorotate dehydrogenase electron transfer subunit; protein product: MKRKETAYVIAQEQISAGIYSLRLSVSFARDVRAGQFVSLFSADRSRLLPRPISVCEADAVKGRIRLVYRVAGEGTAEFSRLKAGDSVEVMGPLGNGFPLDQAAGRRVLLVGGGIGIPPMLACARGFAALPPEQRPSSAAFVVGYRNADTYLLDDLREAAPVYTATDDGSLGTPGNVLDAIRAEDLEADVVFACGPKPMLRALRDFTGERGMACFVSMEERMACGVGVCLGCVTRTAGVDAHSHVHNARVCTDGPVFDAREVDLT
- the pyrF gene encoding orotidine-5'-phosphate decarboxylase, whose amino-acid sequence is MIDRLIEGIRKTGAPIVVGLDPQLAFIPETIRKKALDEHGESLEAAAAAILAFNRGIIEAVADLVPAVKPQIAMYEQFGVPGLMAFRETVEECHRKGLLVIGDVKRGDIGSTSGAYAAAHLGTVKIGSKTIAPFDEDFCTVNPYLGSDGVRPFMDVCRANDRGIFVLVKTSNPSSGELQDRMTDGRPVYELVGEMVNRWGAELTDRSGWSEVGAVVGATYPEMGRVLRKVMPRSYILVPGYGAQGGSGKDLVPFFDADGLGAVVNSSRGIIAAWKKEEYASFGEAGYADAARAAVLAMKKDIAEALGA